ccaaatttgtaatttcttgCTTGAAACTAGCAAAATGTCAGATAATAGCATACAACATACTGAAAGTGTCGGGGTAATTACAGTTTACATACGAAATATTTCACCAATATTTCAATTgagtacaaaatgttttaagtttacaaatatcatacaaaaagtttgattagtgTTGCAAATTAGTATATTCCGTctaaaatttttttcattattttaactCTAAAATTAGCTGCAAATATTAGCCGAAAGTTAAATGGGAATTCATTGTTTAATAAAATGCCCATATGGCAATGCCTAAGGTATTatttagagaaataatatcatgttttTAGGGCAcaattttagagaaaaataagaaaaagtaacaGTGTTCGTGATTTTTAGATGGAATGTACTAATTCGTAACACTAATAAAACCTTTTgtatgatattgtatttgttaACTTCAAACATTTTGTATTCAATTGAAATATTGGTGAAACATTTCTACGTAGATTGTAATTACCCCGAAAGTGTCTCTTACGTCAAAATGTGCTCTCACCGAGTAATGAACGAAAAACCAAAGACAGAACAAGTGTGACAATGTTggttatattagtattaactATAGTGGCTgcatttcttgtttttagtaatgttcatttatgttgacattttgtctTTCTGCAAATTAATGTTCAGTATCCATTTCATCGTGATTATATATACTAGGgcatgtttgataagttagtaatatcaagatagaaaattatatatggatatttctaattgtttgatatcatagttaagtTTAACTCAAAGCTCAATATAAGACCGGGCCCTATctaattttaccaaaattataacattaaccttgtttatgtatcccaccaatttgtcaagttaagccatgttatttaatatacaatacaaatttagataatttcttttctatcaaacaacaacggaaaaaaatcatatctttgcatatcttgacatgaagcccgtatttcttatcttattttacatatcttctcatatcccatcttttttatcaaacgagtCCTATTAGTCCTCaactactccttccgtttcaaagaagatgacccctttattgggtgacacgagattttatgcagttatattttgtgtgttgagaggagagagtaaagtaagagagagggaataaagtagagataaaggtgtttccattttaagtaatgggtcatcttagttgggacaaaccaaaaagaaaagtgggtcatcttcaataggacagatggagtattattattttcctgATCTAGAAACCATGTAGTATTAATCAAGGTTCTGCCTTTTTACTGTTTTATACCAATGATCCTTGGGACCTTAGTGCAACGATGGACTAGTGATTTTTGGAAGTGgatctcaaaaaaaaaatagaggcATAACTCTTGTGTCACcctataaaaaatttactagatTTGGCAATTTCATCATTTTGGCTCATGCACCTATATATGAATCTTGGTCATATTTGGTTCGATATTGACTCTATTGATTGTTGATCATCTTTGgattcttttttctatctattcTCTTTCACATTCAATTTTAGCATCAATTAATCGTGCGACGGAGAAGTATTCTTTTTTCAAATActcaatacatatttataatatgatagaaataatatattctcaaatcaaaccaaatcctaataatatagtatgaaaaataagaataataaactactccctccgtccacgactaaaagtctcatttctaaatggcgcgagttttaagaaatgttaagaaaagtgggtggaagaaagttagtggaataaagatcccacttatatatattaattttaaatgatatatgagtggaatgagttagtggaatgtgaggtctctttaccatttatgataattatgaactgagactcttattcgtggacgcaccaaaatggaaaaacgggactcttattcgtggacagagggagtatagtGTAAAGTTTGTAAACCCTAATAAATTTACTAaagtgtaattaaataatactccatattctatagatgcataaaattaaataaagtggAATATGTATCCTGGTATCCATATCGCCCTAATCTTCTCTCACCATATCATACGAGTATCttctttattaaatatataaaactttaattaCTCAACTACTTAATGAGACGCCACCATTTCAGCCACCCTCTCTCCGCCGCGTTTAGCTACCCTCGACGGCGTATCTAAATATAGAAGGTGTTGCTGGGGTTTgcttcaaaattatattttctccaaatcccccaattttataaattggaAATCAAGtaaatttcttttacttaGTCTTCTCTActtcattcttttttatttttttactgttTAGCAAATTACTATGGTGTTTGCTGGGAGAGGATGGTGCAGTGGTGCTCACATTTTCAAAAGCATGGGCTTTACTTCTGTCTGATTTTTGTGTTAGGGCTGAATGCCTTAATCAAGTTAGTCCTAATGTCTATATGatatagaataaattaagCTGCAAACTTGTGCCTTTTGGAGTTATAATTGAGTGTTGGAGTTTGTAGTAGATGGATTAACCTAGTCAATTTTGAGAAATCAGagttttgggatttttaattttcaaattttcaaatttttgtacATTGGAGATTTTCTAACTAGAACCAAGGCACTTGTTGAACTTCTTCCACACAAATAAAAGGGGGTgaatttgcttttttttttttttctatgtatGAATATCTAATTATCTAACTTCTTGGTTGTACCACTGATACTAGGAAAATGTCCGATGCTAAAAAGGATATCACGTTTTTATTGAAAGCAACGGTGAATAGAAAGAAAGGGAAGGTTCTATTTGCACAAGTAGACAGTGCCTTTGCAGATGTGTTGCTAAGCTTCCTAACGTTGCCATTGGGAACTATTGTCAAGACCTTGAAGAAGCACCATGAGGATGTACTGCAAGAATTTGGAAGCTTGACCAGTTTGTACACTGGTTTAGCAAATCTTGATAGTGTCCATTTCTGGGGGGGAGAAGGTGCTAAGTCGATTCTTCTGCATCCAAAAAGTTCATTTGATGCTGACCGTCAAAGACTAAAACTCGATATTAGTGATTCCCCACCATTGGAATATTTCGATTGTCCCAAGAAATGCAGATCTTTTGCAAGATTTAAAAGCATAAGTATGTACTATGACAAACCTGAATACTGCAGATACTGCGGTAGTAGTCCAATGAATAGAGAAGTGGCTAAAAATGAAGTTCAGACTGCTCCTTGTGATGATGGAGTTTTCATGAAGAAGACGTCGTCTTTTCTGCTCACTGATGATCTGTATATAATGCCTAATGCTGGGCTCTTGCAAATTGCCCGCGTCCTTGGTGATATAGACATGGATGAGGCTGAGACGCTGAATGTTACCTTTGAATTACATGAGGTGGGtcttaatcatatttttgcttattttcaCTTATGCATGTAGTCACCactttctctaattttatccTGCAAATTAGGTCTTGAGGTTGCTCATGTTTTCGTTGATTTCCAAGAACCCGTTGTCCATTATCATACTTAATGCACACCTGGAATATAAAAAGGTAACTGAATTCACTGAAAATGTGTCCAACTATAACTCCaaaaagatgaatttgaaattggt
The nucleotide sequence above comes from Salvia hispanica cultivar TCC Black 2014 chromosome 5, UniMelb_Shisp_WGS_1.0, whole genome shotgun sequence. Encoded proteins:
- the LOC125188116 gene encoding uncharacterized protein LOC125188116; amino-acid sequence: MSDAKKDITFLLKATVNRKKGKVLFAQVDSAFADVLLSFLTLPLGTIVKTLKKHHEDVLQEFGSLTSLYTGLANLDSVHFWGGEGAKSILLHPKSSFDADRQRLKLDISDSPPLEYFDCPKKCRSFARFKSISMYYDKPEYCRYCGSSPMNREVAKNEVQTAPCDDGVFMKKTSSFLLTDDLYIMPNAGLLQIARVLGDIDMDEAETLNVTFELHEVLRLLMFSLISKNPLSIIILNAHLEYKKVTEFTENVSNYNSKKMNLKLVVQKSTKKLLYAEAEEDFVDFLFSFLIIPLCRVKYLLLRMFPNSRDKAIDNLFMSAIDCIHDKYYKHPDAKNWLMTLNIRHGYILKNHILPLTEEELPEIYRNVDWLRSTNFPNGQGNYLIGPRTYKVTDDLTVTPFCIVSILSNLNENNIPMSDVEEVELQIRLKEGLSILKASLTSKCALTDALLSQVMNRQPTREQG